In Iodobacter fluviatilis, one DNA window encodes the following:
- a CDS encoding type I restriction endonuclease subunit R, producing the protein MTEDQLEQEALSWLVETGYRHLCGYDIAPDGITPERADYVQPVLIERLRSAISRLNPQIPLVAQTDAVQQVLDLGIPSLLSANRYFHSLLVNGVPVQYQKDGETRGDFVRLIDWGGDEKDAPSPRALSLAGRGGQAAPVARAGLNEFLAVNQYTLKGAKHTRRPDIILFVNGLPLVLLELKNPADENADIYKAFDQIQTYKEQIPDVFQYNEILVISDGTEARMGSLSANAERYMQWRTIDGISLDPLGQFNELETLIRGILAPKYLLDYLRFFVLFEDDGTLVKKIAGYHQFHAVRTAIERVVTASRPDVVGGQKGKGGVVWHTQGSGKSITMTCFAARVMREAAMENPTIVVITDRNDLDGQLFGVFSLAQDLLREQPVQVSTRQDLRAKLSNRPSGGIVFATIQKFAPGEDEDVFPLLSDRHNIVVIADEAHRTQYGFEAKLKQRLPKHIAPEVATAGVTQEASPPYLTSTYQVGYAQHLRDALPNATFVAFTGTPVSSEDRDTRSVFGEYIHIYDMQQAKEDGATVAIYYESRLAKLSLKVDEMAQIDDDVDELAEDEEESEQGKLKSKWAALERIVGAEPRIASVAADLVNHFETRQQSQSGKAMVVAMSREICVHLYNELIKLRPDWHNDDPELGTIKIVMTGSASDKALLRPHIYPKQVKKRLEKRFKDPADPLQLVIVRDMWLTGFDAPCVHTLYIDKPMKGHNLMQAIARVNRVFHDKQGGLVVDYIGIANELKAALKEYTASNGRGKPTVDTVEAWAVLEEKINILQGMLHGFDYSEFITGGHRLLAGAANHVLGLEDGKKRFADNALAMSKAFSLCGTMDEAKAVREEVAFLQAVKVLLIKRDLSAKKLSNDDRELAIRQIIGQAVASDEVVDIFDAVGLEKPNIGLLDDEFLAEVRNLPEKNLAVELLERLLEGEIKSKFASNVVQQKKFSELLTDVVKRYQNRSIETAQVMEELVAMAKKFREAAGRGESLGLSEDEVKFYDALANNESAVRELPDETLKRIAHELTENLRKNISVDWSQRESVRAKLRIMVKRILRKYGYPPDFQDEAIQTVLQQAEALGAEWV; encoded by the coding sequence ATGACCGAAGACCAATTAGAACAAGAAGCACTGAGCTGGCTCGTTGAAACAGGTTATCGCCATCTCTGTGGCTATGATATTGCGCCGGATGGGATTACCCCTGAGCGCGCCGATTATGTGCAGCCCGTGCTGATTGAACGGCTTCGTTCGGCAATCTCGCGTTTGAACCCACAAATTCCGCTAGTTGCGCAGACCGATGCGGTGCAGCAAGTATTGGATTTGGGAATCCCATCGCTGTTGTCAGCCAATCGCTACTTTCACAGCCTGCTGGTCAATGGCGTGCCGGTGCAATACCAGAAGGACGGCGAAACGCGTGGTGATTTTGTGCGGCTGATTGATTGGGGCGGTGATGAAAAAGACGCCCCCTCACCCCGTGCCCTCTCCCTCGCGGGGAGAGGGGGACAAGCAGCGCCTGTGGCGCGGGCGGGGTTGAACGAATTCTTGGCGGTGAATCAGTACACGCTAAAAGGCGCAAAACACACACGTCGGCCAGATATTATTTTGTTTGTGAATGGCTTGCCTTTGGTGCTCTTAGAGCTTAAAAACCCTGCCGATGAAAACGCCGACATTTACAAAGCGTTTGATCAGATTCAAACCTACAAAGAGCAAATTCCCGACGTATTTCAGTACAACGAAATTTTAGTGATTTCGGATGGTACAGAAGCGCGGATGGGATCCTTATCAGCTAATGCCGAGCGTTATATGCAATGGCGCACGATTGATGGCATTAGTCTTGATCCATTAGGGCAATTCAATGAATTAGAAACGCTGATTCGCGGCATTCTTGCGCCAAAATATCTGCTGGATTATTTGCGCTTTTTTGTGCTGTTTGAAGACGATGGCACCTTGGTGAAAAAAATCGCCGGTTATCACCAGTTTCACGCGGTGCGTACTGCGATTGAACGCGTAGTGACGGCTTCTCGCCCCGATGTAGTCGGCGGGCAAAAAGGCAAAGGCGGCGTGGTTTGGCATACGCAGGGATCGGGCAAGAGCATTACGATGACTTGCTTTGCCGCGCGGGTGATGCGGGAAGCGGCGATGGAAAACCCGACCATTGTGGTGATCACCGATCGTAATGATCTGGATGGCCAATTGTTTGGTGTGTTTTCCTTGGCTCAGGATTTGCTTCGCGAGCAGCCGGTGCAAGTGAGTACGCGGCAAGATTTGCGCGCCAAGCTGAGTAATCGTCCTTCTGGCGGGATTGTGTTTGCCACCATCCAGAAGTTTGCACCGGGCGAGGACGAAGATGTGTTTCCCTTGCTATCGGATCGACACAATATTGTGGTGATTGCCGATGAGGCACACCGCACGCAATATGGTTTTGAAGCCAAACTCAAGCAACGTCTGCCAAAGCATATTGCGCCTGAAGTTGCTACGGCTGGCGTCACTCAAGAAGCAAGCCCTCCATATTTAACAAGTACTTATCAGGTTGGCTACGCCCAGCATCTGCGCGATGCGCTGCCCAATGCCACTTTTGTGGCGTTCACCGGCACGCCGGTATCTAGCGAAGATAGAGATACACGCTCGGTATTTGGTGAATATATCCATATTTACGATATGCAACAGGCCAAAGAAGATGGCGCTACGGTAGCGATTTATTATGAATCGCGGCTGGCAAAATTAAGCCTGAAAGTCGATGAAATGGCCCAGATTGACGATGACGTCGATGAGCTGGCTGAGGATGAAGAAGAAAGCGAGCAAGGCAAGCTCAAATCTAAATGGGCAGCACTGGAGCGGATTGTCGGCGCGGAGCCGCGTATTGCCAGTGTGGCGGCTGATTTAGTGAATCACTTTGAGACACGCCAACAAAGCCAGTCGGGCAAAGCCATGGTTGTGGCGATGAGCCGCGAGATTTGCGTGCATTTATATAATGAGTTAATCAAACTGCGCCCGGATTGGCATAACGATGACCCGGAGCTGGGTACGATTAAAATTGTGATGACGGGCTCTGCGAGTGACAAAGCTTTGCTACGACCTCATATCTACCCCAAGCAAGTTAAAAAACGGCTGGAGAAACGCTTTAAAGACCCAGCAGATCCATTGCAATTGGTGATCGTGCGCGATATGTGGCTCACCGGTTTTGATGCGCCTTGCGTGCATACGCTGTATATCGACAAGCCAATGAAAGGGCACAATCTGATGCAAGCCATTGCCCGGGTGAATCGGGTATTTCACGATAAGCAAGGCGGCTTGGTTGTTGATTACATCGGCATCGCTAACGAGCTAAAAGCCGCACTCAAGGAATACACCGCCAGCAATGGGCGCGGTAAACCGACGGTAGATACGGTGGAAGCGTGGGCGGTACTCGAAGAGAAAATCAATATTTTGCAAGGCATGTTGCATGGCTTTGATTACAGCGAATTTATCACTGGCGGTCATCGCCTGTTGGCTGGCGCAGCTAATCATGTACTGGGGTTAGAAGACGGTAAAAAGCGCTTTGCGGATAACGCCCTAGCGATGAGTAAAGCATTCAGCCTGTGCGGCACCATGGATGAAGCCAAAGCGGTACGCGAAGAGGTCGCCTTTTTGCAAGCGGTGAAAGTGCTGCTGATTAAGCGGGACCTGAGCGCAAAAAAACTCAGCAATGATGATAGGGAACTGGCTATTCGCCAGATTATCGGGCAGGCGGTGGCCTCTGATGAAGTGGTGGATATCTTTGATGCCGTCGGCTTAGAAAAGCCCAATATTGGCCTGCTGGACGACGAGTTTCTGGCCGAAGTGCGCAACCTGCCCGAGAAAAATTTGGCCGTGGAATTGCTGGAGCGCCTGCTGGAAGGGGAGATCAAATCCAAGTTTGCCAGTAATGTGGTGCAGCAGAAGAAGTTTTCTGAACTACTGACTGATGTAGTCAAACGCTATCAGAATCGCAGCATCGAAACCGCACAAGTGATGGAAGAATTGGTCGCCATGGCCAAGAAATTCCGGGAAGCGGCTGGGCGCGGTGAGTCCTTGGGATTATCTGAGGACGAAGTGAAGTTTTACGACGCGCTGGCCAATAATGAATCGGCGGTGCGAGAACTCCCTGACGAAACACTAAAACGCATCGCGCATGAACTCACCGAAAATCTGCGCAAAAATATCAGCGTTGATTGGTCGCAACGGGAAAGCGTTCGCGCCAAATTACGGATTATGGTGAAACGCATTTTGCGTAAATACGGCTATCCGCCTGATTTTCAGGACGAGGCGATTCAGACGGTACTACAGCAGGCAGAAGCATTGGGCGCTGAGTGGGTATGA